In Nocardia terpenica, the genomic window ACAGCACGGTGCGTCGGGGGCAACCGGCGTGGATGCTGACCAAGGCTGCCCCGGCGAATCCTGTCGCGCCGGAGCACTGGCTCACCGGCACCACGATCCGTGCCCTGCTGGCCATGCGTGACGTGCCGTGGCCGCGTACGTCCCACGGCTTGGCGCGTGCCATCGGCGGCTCGTATGCCCCGATGACCAGGGCCGTGCACTGGCTCGCCCTCCACAGACCGCAGTGGGTCGAGTCGGTGCCGACGTGGCACCTCGATCCCGGCATCTCGATGCCCGGTAAGCCGACGGTGCGGGAGGGGAAATGATGCCCGGGAGCGAGTATCCGAGGCCGGGCCTCGTGCGGTCGATGCTGGTGGGTATGGCGGGCAACCGCGCCCGCGTGGTCCCCGACGAGCCCGCCGACACGAGCATGTACCTGTGGGGATGCGGGGCCACCGGCGAGCACAACATCAATGACCTGCGTACCCGCCGTGTCACCTCCCCAGAAGCCGTGCTCGACATGGCTGATCGGTTCGAGGAGGAGTTGCCCAACCTGTGGGGGTACGGGCTGAGCATCTTCGCCAGCGGCAGCGAATTCGCCGACACCGCGAACATGCCACCCGACGCCGTCCGCGCCGCACCGGGCGGTCGCCGCACGTTCCGGATACGCGATCTTGTCTGCGGTGCAGTCGTGTTCGATGCTCGTGGCATGACCCGCGGGGTCGTCATCTGCCCGCCCGACCCTTCCCTGATCGAATGGGACTACGACACCCTCGCCCCCGAGCCGAGACAGTGGCTGCTGCGCCGATTCTTCGACGGAGCCATCTCGGCGAGCGTCTGGGCCGCCGCGCTCAGCCTGGAACCAATCATCAACGCAGACATTCTTTCCCAGCTGACACCCAGCACCTCGGCGCACCGCTACTGGCGCAAGCAGCAGCTGCCCGCCGAACACGAGTGACCATGCCCACCACGGGCTGGTGCTCACCGATCCCCAAGCCCTGGTGCTCGGCTATATCACGGCGACTGCCGACGAGTACCCGGCTGCGGAAGACCTATTCAATCCTGTTGTAGCACAACATATTTAATGAATTGGAAGGTTCGATGGCACATATCATGCGAAGAGATGACATGTCGTCGGCGGTGCGGTTCGGCATTGTCGGCCTGCGCCATGGCCTGCGGCACGTGCGTGGCTGGGAGCGGCCGGGGGAGAGCACGGTGGTCGCGGTGTGCGATGTTGACAGCGGGCGAGCGGATGCTGCGCTGGCCGATGCGGGGCCGGGGTGCGTGGCGACGGTGCGGTTCGATCAGCTGGTGGAAGATCCGCGGGTGCAGGCTGTGGTGATTTCGGTCCCCAACGATGCGCATGCGGAGTTGGCGGAGCGAGCCTTGCTCGCGAACAAGCATGTGGCGGTGGAGAAGCCGATGACGACGACGGGCAATCGTGCCAGGGAACTGGTGCGGTTGGCTGAGGATCGTGGCCTGGTGCTGGCGGCGTTGCATGATTTCCGGGCGGACCCGGCGCATTGGGCGGCTCGGGAACTGGTGCGTGGTGGTGGGCTTGGTGAGGTGTATTTCGCGCGGACGATGTGGGTTCGGCGGGACAATGCGCCGGGGTCGTGGTACCGGGATCGGGCTCGTGCCGGTGGCGGGGTCCTGATGGATCTGGGGACCCACCGAATCGACCTGGCGTTGTGGACGCTCGGATTCCCGGACGTGCGGGAGCTGACGGCGGCCACCAGCAGCCGACTGCTCCAATTGCGGTGTGACGGTGGCGATGTCGAAGACACCGCGGTCGGGATGCTGCACCTCGACAACGACGCCTCCGTCCAGGTGGAGCTGTCGTTTCTGGGGCATCTGCCGCGCCGTGAGCAGGTGCTGCTGGAGCTTCGCGGTACTCAGGCGGCGTTGCGGGTGGCCAATATCGGCGACTCCTACCGGCACTACCTGCTGACTGTGCTGCGCGACGGAAACAACCCGCAGCACATCGACCCCGAGCAGGTGCCGAGCCGGGCACCATCGATGTACTCCGACTTCGTCGCGGCGATCCGCACGGGCGGGCGGCCGTTGTGCCCCGGATCGGAGGCTGCGGTCGTGGCCGAGGTGATCGACCGCATGTACGCGGCGGCAGCCGCGGTCACCCAACCGGTGGTGCGGTGATGTTCGCACCGGAGCCGGACAAGATCGTCGATGTGGACCTCGACGGCCTGCTCGGCCCTGGCGGCGTCCGGCGTCGGCAGGTGGTGCGTCAGGTCGCGGCGGCGCTGTGCCGCCATGGGCTGACGGTGCATCTGATCGTGTTGTGCCACGGGCAGGATTTGCTGCGATTCGCGACCACCGCGCGGTTGTGCCGCAGCCTCATCAGCCTGTGTGACTGTGATCCGGGAGTGCGGCTGGCGGTCAGCTATCAGGGCGACCCGGCACCGGAGGCGCTGACTGCGCAGCTGGATCGCCGGGTGCGGCTTCTGACCGGATGCCGAGCACTGACCCATGCTGGTATGCCCGTGCCCGCGGTCGGTAAGACCGAGCATTTGCTGTCGTGTCTGGCCGTGCTGCTGGCCGAGGGCAGCGATCCGGAGCGGCAGTTCGTGGTGTTCATCGATAACGACTACGTGATCTACGACCCGGAAGACGCGTTCGCGCTGTATGCGCCATGGGCGTTGGGCTTTGCCGCGGAGCACACCGGGTGCAGCGATCAACCGTATGCGGGAGTGAGTTTCGCCAAGGGCGGCAGCCTGCGCCTGGCCGTCGGTCCGGAGCTGGTCAAGCCGGACGGTGAGCGGACCTGGAGGTTCGTCGACCTGCTGGATACGGCGCTGGCGCGCTGTGTGCCGCACGCCCCGCCGGTGAGCGAACGCCTGCCGGTCGGGATGGTCCCGACCCGCGAAACCCTGCGAAACCTGTTGGGAGCCGGAGGATTCGCGGAACTGGAGGCGGCGGTGGAGCGGTGCACCAAGCACGGTGGCCGGTCGTCGCGAGCGCTGTCGCTGTGGTTGTCCAGCCGCCGAGACAACCTGGTGGAACGGTGGCTGGCCCGCTTCAGCTTCCTACTGCACGGCGACCAAGGAGCGACTCTATCCGATTGGGCGGCAATGGAACTCGCGCCGGGCTACGGACTCGAGATCAGTTTCCTGATCAATGCCCTGTTCCGGCCCGGCTTGCATACCGGGCGGATCGTCAACGCTCTCACCCTGCCGCACGCCCACCTGCCCAAGGACGAAACCGACAACTTCGCGATGGGTGTGGAGATGTTCGCGCTCGTCCAACGCCTGCTGCACGGCATGACCAGCCGCACCCCCAGCAGCGAGGACACGGTCCCGGAACTGGGCCATGCGACACGGTTCTCGCACTACGCGGCCACCAAACTCGGCTACAAGCGAGTCGAGCTGACCGCGCCCGCGCCGCGGGTCCCGGCGCTGTATCCGCCGGTGACGGAACTGATGAGCGGACGGTACTGATGGGGCTGCGTATCGGGGTGCACTACACCCCCGTTCCCGGTGAGCCGATCGAGGCGATCGTGCGAGCGGCCACCGAGGTCCAGGCCATGGGGTATGCCTGCTTCGCCCTTCCCGATCACCTCTCCCGCCTGCACGAGGGCCGCCCGGTGGCCGTCGCGGACCCGTTCGCGCTGTTGGCGCGCCTGGCCGCCGACACCACGACCATCGGCCTGGGCACCATGACCGTGCTGGACGCGCTACGCGCCCCCGCGCAGACCCTGCGCAGCGCGGCCACCCTGCAACAGATCAGTGGCGGCCGATTCGAGCTGGGGATCGGCGCTGGCTGGCAGCGCACCGACCTCACCGCCCTCGCCCCCGGCCTGCGGACGGCCGAGGTGCGAATCACCGCGCTGGAACACACATTGCACCTGTTCCGGCAGGTGTGGCCCGATGCCCGCACCGGCGAGGACCCGGCGACGACCCCGACCACGCGCGTGCTGGCGGCTGGCACCGATGCGCCGCGCCTGGTCGTGGCGGCGGGTACTGACCTGATGCTGCGGCTGGCGGCCCGGTTCGCCGACGATGTCGCGCTCACGGTGCCGACTCGGCCACGCTTGGCTGGTGCCACACCGACAGCGGCATCGGTGGCGGCACAGATCGCGACAGTTCGCCGAGCCCGCCCAGCGTCGGCCCCGGTGTGCGGCATCCACCTCCAGATCCGCCGTGTCGACCCGATCGCACCCGAGGACGCGGCCCGGGATTGGTGGACCCTCGGCGGCAGCCCCGACCAGATCGCCACCGCCTTACAGGACCGCGCCGCCGCCGGGGTGACCTACCTGAGCGTGTGCACCCAAGACCTCGGCCTGCTCGACAGGCTGGCATCGACAGTGCTGCCCAGATGCGGGGTTCGGCCATGACCTCGGTCCTCGTGCGGTGCGGCGGACTGGGCAGCCGCCTGGGACCGGCGGGAGCCCAGCGGCAAAAGACCATGCTCGAACTGGACGGAACACCGCTGCTGGAACTGGTCCTGTCCCAAGCCTGTCCGGCCGTCCCCGCCCCCGCGCCCATCGTGCTGCTCACCGGCCACCGTGCCCGCGACGTTGAGACCGCGGTACCGGGCTGGCGACACCGGATCGACCAGCGAATCCGGGCCATCCGCGAAAACGCACCAGGGCCAGCCGGAGTACTCGGCGTCGCGGCCCAGCTCCCCGCACCCATTGTGCTGGTGTCCGGAAACGTCGTACTGCCCTACTCGCTGCTACTACCCCGCCTCCTCCGCCAGTGGGATCGCGACGGCCGCCCCGTCGTGGCCGGAAGCAGCCGATGGTGTACCAGCCGACACCATACGGTCGATGCCCACGCGGGTACGGTCACCTCCTGGCACCGATGGCCGCACCGCGAGGGCGGACGCTACGAACTCCTCGATGCCTACCTGCTCACCACGAACGTGCTGGACCTGATGCGGCACGCACCGTGCGCCCCGATCAGCCACACCCGTGCCCTGGCCGCCCTGGTCCCCGGTGGGACGGTAGCTTTCACCGAATTCAGCGGTGACTGGCTGCACGTCGAAACGCTCACGGATCTCACTGTCACTCCGAGCCGGAAAGCTGTCCTATGCCCCCAGCAATCGTGATCGTCTCCGGGCCACCCGGAACCGGAAAGTCCACCCTCGCAACAGAACTCGCCTCCCGCTTGGGGCTGCCGCTGTTCAGCCGTGACGTCATCAAAGAAGCCCTGTTCGACACGCTGGGCTGGTCGGATCGCCAGCGATCCCGGGAACTGGGCACGGCGGCGGCGAGCGTACTGTTCGCACTACTGGAGCACACCCTGAGCGTGGGCGTCAGCTGTGTCAGCGAGTCCAACTTCCGCCCATCGCAATCCAGCGCCGATTTCCACCGGCTGCTGGACAACACCGGCGCCCACGCTGTGCAGGTCCAATGCGTCACACGGGGTGATGTCCTACTCCAGCGCTTCGCCACGCGATCGGACTCCGACGAACGTCACCCTGGGCATCGCGACAGCGGCAACCTCGACGAATTCCGGTCCGAGCTGCTCGCTGGCCGCTATGAACCTCTAGATCTGCCCGGCCCCGTGCGCACCATCGACACCACCGATTTCCACACT contains:
- a CDS encoding MarR family transcriptional regulator, coding for MGSRYFFDEQASVLAALANSPDPCTVAELAHLTGLPVDGRARPSIPAILALLEKDSTVRRGQPAWMLTKAAPANPVAPEHWLTGTTIRALLAMRDVPWPRTSHGLARAIGGSYAPMTRAVHWLALHRPQWVESVPTWHLDPGISMPGKPTVREGK
- a CDS encoding Gfo/Idh/MocA family protein, which encodes MRRDDMSSAVRFGIVGLRHGLRHVRGWERPGESTVVAVCDVDSGRADAALADAGPGCVATVRFDQLVEDPRVQAVVISVPNDAHAELAERALLANKHVAVEKPMTTTGNRARELVRLAEDRGLVLAALHDFRADPAHWAARELVRGGGLGEVYFARTMWVRRDNAPGSWYRDRARAGGGVLMDLGTHRIDLALWTLGFPDVRELTAATSSRLLQLRCDGGDVEDTAVGMLHLDNDASVQVELSFLGHLPRREQVLLELRGTQAALRVANIGDSYRHYLLTVLRDGNNPQHIDPEQVPSRAPSMYSDFVAAIRTGGRPLCPGSEAAVVAEVIDRMYAAAAAVTQPVVR
- a CDS encoding LLM class flavin-dependent oxidoreductase; its protein translation is MGLRIGVHYTPVPGEPIEAIVRAATEVQAMGYACFALPDHLSRLHEGRPVAVADPFALLARLAADTTTIGLGTMTVLDALRAPAQTLRSAATLQQISGGRFELGIGAGWQRTDLTALAPGLRTAEVRITALEHTLHLFRQVWPDARTGEDPATTPTTRVLAAGTDAPRLVVAAGTDLMLRLAARFADDVALTVPTRPRLAGATPTAASVAAQIATVRRARPASAPVCGIHLQIRRVDPIAPEDAARDWWTLGGSPDQIATALQDRAAAGVTYLSVCTQDLGLLDRLASTVLPRCGVRP
- a CDS encoding NTP transferase domain-containing protein, translated to MTSVLVRCGGLGSRLGPAGAQRQKTMLELDGTPLLELVLSQACPAVPAPAPIVLLTGHRARDVETAVPGWRHRIDQRIRAIRENAPGPAGVLGVAAQLPAPIVLVSGNVVLPYSLLLPRLLRQWDRDGRPVVAGSSRWCTSRHHTVDAHAGTVTSWHRWPHREGGRYELLDAYLLTTNVLDLMRHAPCAPISHTRALAALVPGGTVAFTEFSGDWLHVETLTDLTVTPSRKAVLCPQQS
- a CDS encoding AAA family ATPase: MPPAIVIVSGPPGTGKSTLATELASRLGLPLFSRDVIKEALFDTLGWSDRQRSRELGTAAASVLFALLEHTLSVGVSCVSESNFRPSQSSADFHRLLDNTGAHAVQVQCVTRGDVLLQRFATRSDSDERHPGHRDSGNLDEFRSELLAGRYEPLDLPGPVRTIDTTDFHTMNVQALAAELRVLIGSNTP